Sequence from the Amaranthus tricolor cultivar Red isolate AtriRed21 chromosome 1, ASM2621246v1, whole genome shotgun sequence genome:
GTCCGAGTAGATAGCCATTTTCCATGCTTGTAAAGCAATAAAGGCTTTTCTAAGCCGAACATTTGGGAAGGTAAATGGGACATTTATTTTTAGATCGTAATCATCAGATAGATCATGTCCATTTTCATTAAGGGTATGAAGTTGACGACGGATGAGGAATTTGGACTCCTCATCCGTTAATGCAAATGtgttaaaagaaaaagagaaaattagaAGGATTAGCAATAAACAACAGCCTAATGGCTGAGGTGAAGGAATAATTTTCCCCATTGATGGCAATTAGCAAGACAAGTTAGAGGAGAAATGAGATTAATATGAAGATTAAAAGAATGACTAAATTTTGGGACACCAATATCCATCAATTGTTTTTGCCGCAAATTATGTTAAATCTCTCATACTCCTAAAATTTTGAgtcaaattttaatattagcAATCTAATTACTGTGCTACGATGATACAAcaaatttactaaatataaaaaaaattattattcccCTTTTCAAGTAACTTTTCTCATGGTTGAAATTCACATTACTTTTCATCCCACTAAAccacattttattaatttaatatttaatatttatcatatcatacaatcttATAAAAAGACTGTAAAATTTCACATGATATTTTCTTAATGATTTGCCATATTGAAATATCTCTTACTAAAGTTAAATTAActcatttctttaatatatgagtAGTATATAACATCATATTACACAATCTTATAAATAGACTATAAAATTTAACATTACATTCTCTTGGTAATTTGCCATATGAAATATATCTCTTACGAAAGTTAATTAACTCATTCTTTTAATATATGAGTACTTAATCACAATTagatatattttgttaaattttcttataatatatttttttaatataaaagctATATAAGATTTCCAATTAAAGTTTCTTAGAatgtatattaattttttttattttgaatcatTTGCTAACTGATAAAAGttttttcatttaagttttaatttctaaaatatttcattaagaaataaaagatacgtgatgattaaaaattattttgagaatgataaaaaataattacgataACGTTGTTAACAGATTACACAAATTTGTCTTAAAAAGTATGAGAACTTTAATTAATAGGTATTTCTATATTAACTGTTAATCGTGCTTAATGAGTCTAAGAAAATCAAGCAATGGTACAACGTACACACAACTgcatgtattttatatattttactgCAGCATTTCCattatttaaagttttattttcaattttctatACTGTGTTAAAGCATTTCATTTCACTGCCTGCTTATTTGTATACCTGTGTTCCTGAATAGTTTGTCTCACTTGCTTACTGGGCACTAGCTCTTCAAAAGAATTGACTTCctaacatagtgcaaaaacataAAACGGAACCGATATTTCGCAAGTTGTATAAGTGTAAAGAAACGATATTTTGGATCAACTCTCTACGCTAGTTTCTTTCTTTGCTTTACACGATTGTATTTATCATACAGGACACAAATTTTAAACTTCAAACTGAAAAAAGGTTCTATTTTTGTGTTGTGGAGCTTGCTACAAATATATTTCCCCCTTCATTATTGTTGGGTTAGGTTTTGAAGTGAATAAGATTAAAGATTCACGGTATAAATGACATAAAAGAGTGATGACTTATGTGAATGAAAATTATCGAAAGCTTGGAGAGATGACATGTGTGAGTGAGAATTATTGTGAAGATAAGACGATTTTTTCTAGATGTATAAATGACATAAAGAAACGAATTGTGTGAATAAGAATTATCGAGTGTGTAAAATCATACTCAATCTACCTCTTAGAAATTGatgcactttttattttagtttgtcccCTTAATTTACCGCACTTTTTATTATAGGTGGTGTCCCCACTACTTCTCTAATTTATAGTTGCACACCTTGCACAAGTCCGTAGATATAGATGGGTGGTAATATCAAAGGGACAAAGACAGTAATAGGAGTACATAATAAGCCCAAGAAGTAGAAATGAATGCAACAATTTCtcttggtatatattttttgaataacAAGGTAAGGTGAAAGAAAGGGGATCTTAGTTGAAAAAGGCGATACTTATTATAACCGAAATAAAATCCGATTCtccccataaaatcaaaattcacttgaagatatttatttatatatatacatcaaaaCAAACTGCAATTTCTACAAAAGTAACTTAACATAGTTTGATCCAGAAACTAAAACTACTACACAACTAATAAATTACCCTCTTGAGTGATGATCCCAATTTTTAGAAGAGCAAAAAGATTCAGTCAGTTTCATGATCTGGTGCAGGGGAATACCAAGCAGGATGTTTGCCTCTAAGCCTGAGCATTCTAGTAAAGGGAGAATCAGGCATTCTTgctttctcttcttcctctAATTCCTCAGCTGTTTTAGGCAATCCATCTGGTATATGTATTGGGTTTTTTCTTTGGACGccatttttatgctttgtttctTCTTCCTTGGATCTGCCATTAATGGCTTCTTTATTTGCTTTGTGAATGGCTGACACTCCATGAAGACAACCTATCAGAGATTTCACTCCTCCTGCTTCTATTATCAATCTTTCAACCTCTTCTTTTGGGTATTCTTTCTGTCATAGTTTCCATCAAGAAATTAGAcgttaattatgaaaaattcatcaaaatcaaacttGAAATTTAAGCTACTGGCGATTGCTGACTCGACCGAAATTCTCAAcaagtttaaacttttagttgagttggttctttggcatggtatcagagccaacgtgacaagaggttacgggttcgaatctcaaccatcccgttaaagtgaaatatttagcgtcTATGCACATCCACACTTATAGCCCAATGGGCTCTCAAGTGAGGggcgtgttaaagtatataacttttagttgagttggttccttgacagaaATCACCGGAACCACAAAGATCTGATAAACATAATATTTTCAGGACATTCTAGAATTTAAACTTGATTCATTCTGTTTCAACCCAAATCCCTAGCTTGCTCAATTCGTCAAAGAAACATAAAAATTCAACACCATATTATAGAATTTAAACTTATAATTCAAACATGGATTCTGTTCCACTAACACACACCAAACCATTTTTAGTGAGCTTTTTTTTGATATGCgcttaaaatataatatagacTACATAATTTGGAGCTTCAATCATATAGTCGTTTGAGAAATTGTTCAAATCTTGTCAGTTGTCATGATCAAACAACACAGAAAATCCCAATTCCCACCACCCATCAAACCCTAAAGATTGTATAATTGTCAATAAACCAGAAAATTCATAACCAAAAAATAGCACTTACTTCAAGATCTTTGAGCTCGAAATACGCTTGCCAACAATTGTAAGAATCGTCCCCTTCAAGCACTGAGCAATaatctgcaaaaaaaaaaaaagaaaaaaaacataataagaaacTAAGAATAAGCGATTTTCAAACAGAAGCATAAAAGAATCAAGACATTGAAAATTCTGAATTAatgaaacaatgaaaaaaattgattaccAGCAAGTTGATCCTCAGATTTCTGAATCAAAGGCGGGTCTTTAACAGCTCTATCGAACTTGCTTCTGCTAAAAGGCTCCAATTTCGGTATCTTATATTCATGGTTTTTCGATGAAGAAATATTGCAGCTTATGATTGAACAGTATCTTTTCGAAGAGGATGATGATTTTTGGCCATTAAAGTTTGTATCAATTGATTCTAAAATCAAAGTAGATGAACAATAAGGAGAAGAAGAAATTgataccatttttttttttttttttgagtttcaaGGTTTGGTGCTTTTAGTTGTTGTGTTCTTAGATTTATTTGGATAAGGCTAATAGAAGTAGATTTTTCTATTgatatttttctcctttttttgtttgtttttcggTGCTTGATATAATCATattctttaattaatttatactagAGATTCATTTGAGGGGGAAATTAAGGTGACGGTCGGTGATGGATTACGTGAGTGACAGGCCAATTGGTTGTTGGACTTTTAGAAGGCGTTGGAGGGAAAAAATTCTAGTCGTTGAAAAAGGATGAGGTTGTTTGTTTCACTAtacttattaatatttattaatattttattttattacgttatttaatgtataattcgtaattacaaattataaaaattaggtATCATGAAAAAGCGCAATtagataatttaaataatattttatttgactatattttttcttatatattattagcaatatatttaataagcttgaataataaacaactaaaaaatacttttgtggcaagtatttcagaatggtGATAATTATATTACTCTCTATGTCCCCCTCATTCTATAAAAgttgcaaaataaataaaatttaattaatttggagaattagacaaaaaataaatggaagaTAAAAATGAGTAGGTAagatgaaaataatataaaattgtgggtgaaatttaaaaaaaaagcgagattattgataaaaaaaattaagtgcaaaattagtaaaataaaataaaatttaaaatgatacaaAATAAGATGAGTAGAATAGATGGATGGTCGTAGGCTCACCCCACTGAAAATTTTCCAGGGACAAACTAGAAAGGAAACAGTGGGTGCAATTTCTTCATGAAATTCCAGGGGGCTGCGAGGGAAAATATGGCATTTGAGCCTTGGGGCGGATTAGTGGATGGTTATGGGCTTATGGCTTACCCTACCGAAAAATCACTATACTCCAGTTGtgtcaaaaaaaattacaactttaagcaaaaaaaattacaatttatcttATATGAGATTGTTTTATTATGAAATGAATCTATATAATAaatcctcttttttttttaagtttagtcactttaaaattcaaagtaatcattttaaaacacTAGTCAACCCAATGCAATCTAACATGTTTCCTCTATTCCAAATTagttgaacatttgaaaaataatactattcattcatcatccttaatttgtaattagtatataatctataagttaaaacatagtcaagcaAAATCTTGTTTGTCTcattgcaaaaattattaatatcaaatttttataattattttattatatataataaattatattaataattaaattagtgcattggactgtataaaaaagttaatatacaTTTAGACTTAAATGAGATGGTAGAGCTTGCCAGCTTGACGCTTGTTACCCGGGAAAAACAGAAACAGTTTCAACCGATAAAAACATGTAACGACAAAATTAACTATAACCCTGATTCTTTAGATTCCCTTCTCATTCTTTATCTCTCTGTCTCGCTGTACTATACGACAGATTGAATGAATGTTCATATACTTTCTCTTCGTATACAATTTGTAATCccatttttgaaatttaaattttaatccgTGGTAATTACGTGATACCCGAAATTTCATCGTGAATGATCTTCATCTTCCTCGATCTTAGATTCCAATCTTCTAcctcaaatttgaattttcattTTCGAAATTCCTATTTCAATTTTGTCCGATTGCGTGATTCTAGGGTTGCGTCGCGATGGGTAGCCGGATGGAAACCGTCCAGGATTTCATTGAAGAAGCTAAAGTTCGTTTTTTGTGGTGGTTTATTGTTATCTTTTCCATTACTTATTTCTTATCTCGTAAGTTATTCTTCTTTCTCCTTTAATactatgtttttattatttttctgcTTTAAGTTTGTTTACTTTCTTTTTGGAGTATTGGTTtgtttatgattatgatttttttccgTTCCTGGTTGCAATTCgaaaaaggatgaaatttgGATGATGTTGATTAAACATATTGTCCAtgataattcatcattttggtATTTGAGATTTGAAAATGTTTCAGGGAAAATGTGGGATAAGTTAATTTTGTAGAATTAGAAGCTAAGTACATTTGATGACATTACTTTAGTCCTTATTACGAATGATGAAATAAGGGATTTCTAAGTATATGCAAGTATTAATGCTTACACATGAAGTATAAGACTTGTGGGGAGTGGTTACTGGTTAGTTTGTGTTTTTTCGTGGTCCCTTTTTTGTGTTCAATGAGAGAGAATATTGGAGGTTTCAATGATAAATGTGGGTAGTTTTAAAGGGAAGTTAGCAGCACTACTAAGAAACTCCTTGGTGGCTTTGATTTAGCTGCACTTTGTTGTATTGGGTTGTCATTTTGATTCTCCTacatatttttgaatttgatcATACAATCGTGAATCTCATTCACAAACTCATGTCTAGCTTTTACCTCTTCCCCTATTTCTTCTATgcacttggttttttttttttcttccactTCATTCCACTACTAGTTAATGAAGCAATTTTTCCTTGTTGTAGCAAAATCAAAGGGACTAAGAGAGTGTTTCATATTGAAGAAGTGGTGTATTGAATAAATGTTTTATAGGCTGAAGCAAATGAAGGTGGTGCATAATTCATGTTGCCAGTGGTTACATGTGAGGATTAGGAGGATTTTTGTTTAGATTCTTGATACC
This genomic interval carries:
- the LOC130826143 gene encoding CCG-binding protein 1 → MVSISSSPYCSSTLILESIDTNFNGQKSSSSSKRYCSIISCNISSSKNHEYKIPKLEPFSRSKFDRAVKDPPLIQKSEDQLADYCSVLEGDDSYNCWQAYFELKDLEKEYPKEEVERLIIEAGGVKSLIGCLHGVSAIHKANKEAINGRSKEEETKHKNGVQRKNPIHIPDGLPKTAEELEEEEKARMPDSPFTRMLRLRGKHPAWYSPAPDHETD